In one window of bacterium DNA:
- a CDS encoding Uma2 family endonuclease — protein sequence MALLARKTKERFTYGDYLKWSDEERWELIDGVAYDMSPSPSRRHQEVVGNIFTEFHNYLKNKPCEVYLAPFDVRLPKADEAEEEIETVVQPDIVVVCERNKLDDRGCIGAPDIIIEILSPYTAKKDLITKYHLYERHKVKQYWIFDPATEEVVIFKLKQDKYGEPEEYKKQERIKVDIFEDLKIDLNTIFSSRE from the coding sequence ATGGCTCTTCTGGCAAGAAAAACAAAAGAACGATTCACCTATGGAGATTATCTGAAATGGTCAGATGAAGAACGGTGGGAACTGATAGATGGGGTAGCTTATGATATGAGCCCCTCTCCTTCAAGAAGGCATCAGGAGGTAGTGGGTAATATATTTACTGAATTCCATAATTATTTAAAAAACAAGCCCTGTGAGGTGTATCTTGCCCCTTTTGATGTCCGATTGCCCAAGGCTGATGAGGCAGAAGAAGAGATAGAAACCGTGGTTCAACCAGATATTGTGGTTGTTTGTGAGCGGAATAAACTTGATGATCGTGGATGTATCGGTGCTCCGGATATCATTATAGAAATCTTATCTCCCTACACTGCCAAAAAAGACCTTATCACCAAATATCATCTATATGAAAGGCATAAAGTCAAACAATATTGGATATTTGACCCAGCCACAGAGGAGGTGGTTATATTTAAACTTAAACAGGATAAGTATGGAGAGCCTGAAGAATATAAAAAACAAGAGAGGATAAAAGTGGACATCTTTGAAGATTTAAAAATAGATTTAAACACCATATTTTCCTCTAGAGAATAA